The sequence GGAGAGATTCTGCTTTGGCTTGCCACTCTCATCACCCTCTATTCGGGATATGACTACACCAAAGCCTACATGGAATCTTCCAAGGCCTAAAAAGGAATCACATGGGCTTTCTTGTCTCCCTCTTAGTTCTCTCTTTTCTCATCTTCTTTCATGAGCTAGGCCACTTCCTTGCGGCACGATGGTTTGGGGTGAAGGTCGAAGTTTTTAGCATCGGCTTTGGTCACAAAATCTACAAAAAGGTCTATGGCGACACCGAATACGCACTAAGCGCGATTCCGCTAGGGGGCTATGTAAAGATGAAGGGACAAGATGATGCCAATCCCTCTCTCCTTAGCCACGATCAAGATAGCTACAACGCCAAAAAACCATGGCAGAGACTCATCATCCTTGCCGCTGGACCGCTAGCCAACCTCTTTCTCGCCTTCTTGCTCTATGTTGCCATCGCCCTTCTTGGTTCCCAAGCGCTTGCCCCCATTATCAATGAGCCCGATCCCAGCCTGAGTGCCGCTAAAGCAGGGATGCGCTCAGGTGATGAGATCATCCGAATCGATGGACAAAAAGTCCGCACATGGGGCGAGATGAGCGAGCTCATCTCCAAAAGCCAAGGAGAGATCGAGGTGGAGTTTTTGCGAGGAGGTCAAGAGAGAAGCCTCATGCTTCTTCCCACCTTAAGAGAATCCAAAAATATCTTTGGAGAGACTATCCTTCGCCCCATGATTGGAGTGAGCGCTCTTGGAGAGGTGAGAATCGTCTCCTACTCGCTTTTTGAATCGCTACCCAAAGCCTTGAATGAGACGATCCGCTCCAGCCAGATGATCGTTTTAGGAATCCAGAAACTCCTCAGCGGGGTGGTGCCCAGCAGTGAGGTGGGCGGAGTGATCTCTATCGTGCAGATCACCTCCAAGGCAAGCGAATCAGGAATCATCACCCTTTTTGCCCTCACCGCCCTCATCTCCGTCAACCTAGGAATCTTAAACCTCCTCCCCATTCCCGCCCTAGATGGAGGTCATATCCTCTTCAACCTCTATGAGATGGTGACCAAAAAGGCTCCAAGCCTCGCCGTATTCACCAATCTCACGATCGCTGGGTGGGTCATATTGGCGGGTTTAATGGGACTTGGTCTCTACAACGATCTCTCTAAAATCGCCCAAGGAGTGATGCCATGAATCTCGCCCAAAATCTCGATCAAGCGATCAAACGGATTGAACAGGCTCGAATCGCCTACAGTCGCCACCATATTGTTAAAATCGTAGCCGTGAGCAAATACTCTAGCAGCGATGCGATTCAGACGCTCTATGAGTGCGGGCAGCGAGCCTTTGGAGAGAATCGTGTCCAAGATTTGGCACAAAAATCAGAGCTTTTGGGCGATTTACCCCTTGAGTGGCACTTCATTGGCACCCTTCAGAGCAACAAAATCAACGCCCTTCTCTCGCTCAAACCCGCCCTCATGCACTCACTCCACTCCCTAGAACTCGCCAAAGAGCTTCACAAACGCCTAGAATCAAGGAATCAAACCCTTCCCGCCCTTCTCCAAATCAACAGCGCCAAGGAGGAGAGCAAAAGCGGCGTAGAGCCCCAAAAGGCGGTAGAGACTTATCATAAGATTCTAGAGGAGTTCCCCCAAATCAAGCTCCAAGGAGTGATGACGATTGGAGCCCATGTGGAGGATAGAGCCATCATCCAGAAAAGCTTTGAGACCACTCAGGTGATTTTTGAGCAGCTAAAGCCCCATGGCGCAGAGATTCTCTCTATGGGCATGAGTGGGGATTTTGAGCTGGCCATTGCCTGTGGGAGCAACCTCGTGCGGCTAGGTTCCACGCTCTTTAAGGCCTAGAGAGCGTTTACTCTTGATTTACCCTCAAGGATTATAGTTTCATCTAAAGAATCACCCATCTTAGGAGGAAATCGATGAATCTCAGACTCTTCTGTTTAGGCTCCCTCTTCATGACCTATGCTCTAGCCTTTAGCGTGAGCGAAGCCCCTGCAATCGAGCGGCGTGTAGCTCCCGATGTATCGAGCGGCGTGGTCTACTCCTACTATGATTCCATCAAAGACGCTAAACGCGGTGTTGTGAATATCTCCACTCAAAAAAAAGTCAAAGGCGCCTCAGGAATCGACCCCTCACACCCCCTCTTCAATGACCCCTTCTTCAAACAGTTTTTTGGTGATATGTTTGGGCAGGTCATCCCCAAAGATCGAATCGAACGCTCCTTGGGTAGTGGGGTCATCATCTCCAAGGATGGCTACATCCTCACCAACAACCATGTGATCGATGGGGCGGATAAAGTGATCGTCTCCCTGCCTGATAACAGTAAAGAGTATGAGGCCAAAGTGATTGGCAAAGACCCAAGGAGCGATCTAGCGGTCATTAAAATCGAAGGCAAAGATTTCCCCTTTGTCATTTTTGGCTCTAGCAATGATTTGCGCGTGGGCGATGTGGTATTTGCGATTGGAAATCCCTTTGGCGTGGGCGAAACGGTGACACAGGGAATCGTTTCAGCCCTCAATAAGAGCGGAATTGGAATCAACGACTATGAAAACTTCATCCAAACCGATGCCTCCATCAACCCCGGAAACTCTGGAGGGGCACTGGTGGATAGCCGAGGGGCACTGGTGGGAATCAACACGGCCATCCTTTCTCGCACGGGAGGGAATCATGGCGTAGGCTTTGCTATCCCCTCGGACATGGCCAAAAAAATCGCCATCACCCTCATTGACAAAGGAGTGATTGAGCGAGGCTATATGGGAGTCTCTATCCAAGATGTCACCCAAGATTTGCGCGATCTCTATGGGGACAAAGAGGGGGCAGTCATCATCTCCACCGAATCAAGCTCTCCAGCCGCCAAAGCGGGTCTAAAGGTGTGGGATTTAATCACTAAAATCGATGAAAAGCCCGTGAAAAATGCCGCCGATTTAAAAAATATCATCGGATCTTACTCTCCCAATGATAAGGTCAAGGTGACCTACATCCGGGACAAAAAAGAATCCACCGCCACTCTCAAGCTCATCGAAGCCCCAAGCAATGCCAAAACAAGTGGTGCTGGGGTGAGCAACAGTGCGATTGATGGGCTGATGCTAAGCGCGATTGATGATCGTATACGA comes from Wolinella succinogenes DSM 1740 and encodes:
- the rseP gene encoding RIP metalloprotease RseP, yielding MGFLVSLLVLSFLIFFHELGHFLAARWFGVKVEVFSIGFGHKIYKKVYGDTEYALSAIPLGGYVKMKGQDDANPSLLSHDQDSYNAKKPWQRLIILAAGPLANLFLAFLLYVAIALLGSQALAPIINEPDPSLSAAKAGMRSGDEIIRIDGQKVRTWGEMSELISKSQGEIEVEFLRGGQERSLMLLPTLRESKNIFGETILRPMIGVSALGEVRIVSYSLFESLPKALNETIRSSQMIVLGIQKLLSGVVPSSEVGGVISIVQITSKASESGIITLFALTALISVNLGILNLLPIPALDGGHILFNLYEMVTKKAPSLAVFTNLTIAGWVILAGLMGLGLYNDLSKIAQGVMP
- a CDS encoding YggS family pyridoxal phosphate-dependent enzyme; its protein translation is MNLAQNLDQAIKRIEQARIAYSRHHIVKIVAVSKYSSSDAIQTLYECGQRAFGENRVQDLAQKSELLGDLPLEWHFIGTLQSNKINALLSLKPALMHSLHSLELAKELHKRLESRNQTLPALLQINSAKEESKSGVEPQKAVETYHKILEEFPQIKLQGVMTIGAHVEDRAIIQKSFETTQVIFEQLKPHGAEILSMGMSGDFELAIACGSNLVRLGSTLFKA
- a CDS encoding Do family serine endopeptidase: MNLRLFCLGSLFMTYALAFSVSEAPAIERRVAPDVSSGVVYSYYDSIKDAKRGVVNISTQKKVKGASGIDPSHPLFNDPFFKQFFGDMFGQVIPKDRIERSLGSGVIISKDGYILTNNHVIDGADKVIVSLPDNSKEYEAKVIGKDPRSDLAVIKIEGKDFPFVIFGSSNDLRVGDVVFAIGNPFGVGETVTQGIVSALNKSGIGINDYENFIQTDASINPGNSGGALVDSRGALVGINTAILSRTGGNHGVGFAIPSDMAKKIAITLIDKGVIERGYMGVSIQDVTQDLRDLYGDKEGAVIISTESSSPAAKAGLKVWDLITKIDEKPVKNAADLKNIIGSYSPNDKVKVTYIRDKKESTATLKLIEAPSNAKTSGAGVSNSAIDGLMLSAIDDRIRQRYRLAIDTSGVLVIGVQAGSYAEEIGFSEGDIILQIENYPIKDIASFNEAMKQHKGKAKRLLVSRGGTIFSVVVK